AGGTGCTCGAGTGATCTCGCTTGTTGGGCTTTGCCTGCTGGTGATGGCCTTGCTTCATTGGGTGCTGGAGCCCCTGGAAGCTGTCTTCACCTGGACCCTTCAACTGAATCTTCTCCCCTGGCTGTTGGGGTTGTTCTTCATCTGGCTGCTGGCGGGTGAATCGGACCGCAGCCCGTCGCCCTGATCCAGATCAAGCCGGCTAACGGATTTGAACCGATGACCTTCGCTTTACAAAAGCGCTGCTCTACCGCTGAGCTAAGCCGGCATGGGCTGCATCGTACCGGCTGCCTGGCGATTCAATGCAGGGTCTCCATCCCTGATCAGCCCAAGCACCAGCTCGAGTCGATTGCGACAACCGCTCTTCCGGAGTGCCCTGCTGATATGACACTCAACGGTGCGATGACTGATCACCAATCGCTTGGCAATGGCTCGGTTGTTGAGGCCTTCGAGCAACAACAGCACCACCCGCTGTTCAGCGGGGGTGAAGAGATTCAGGATCCGAGGTTTCAAGCTTGAGCAGGTTGCTGCTCAGAGGGTTCCACCTTCGCTGGTTGGGCGATCGGGCGACGGATCGGCAGGTTGGCCACCAGGGCGGTGACGCGGTCTTCCGTCTCGAGGCTCACATCACCTTCCGCGAGGTCGATTTCCACGTAGCGGGCCACCACTTCGAGGATCTCGCGGCGCATTTGTTCGAGCAGCTCCGGATTGAGGTCGCTGCGGTCGTGGGCCAGCACCAACTGGAGCCGCTCTTTGGCTGTTTCTGCACTGGCGGGCTGACGGCGCAGGAGTTTGTCGATGAATTCCTTGACTGTCATCGCCTCAGAAAATCCGGGTTTGCATCAGCTTGCGCATCCTGGCGCGGAGGCCGCGGCGGGCCTGGGAGGGGTCCATCAGAGGAATGTCTTCGCCCTGAAGCCGTTGAGCGATGTTGCCGTAGGCCTGGGCCGCTGGGGAAGACGAATCACTCAGGGTCAAGGGTTCACCGCGGTTGGTGCTCACGATTACCTGTTCGTCTTCAAAAACAAGCCCCAGAAGAGGTAACGCCAGAATGTCGGTGACATCGTCCACCGAAAGCATTTCCTGGTTCGACATCATCTTTGGGCGCACCCTGTTGAGCACAAGCTGCACCGGCTGCACGCCCTGGGTGTTCAGAAGCCCGATCACCCGATCAGCGTCCCGCACGGCGGCCACTTCCGGGGTGGTGATCACCACAGCTTCTCGGGCTGCGGCCGCGGCATTTTTGAATCCGTCTTCGATGCCTGCAGGGCAGTCGATCAACACGTAATCGAACTGGCGTTCCAGCAGAGCAACGATGGCCTGCATGTCCTTGGGCTTGAGCCACTCGAGCATCCGAGGGTTGCCTGCAGGGAGCAGGGCCAGATTGGGCTCTTGCTTGTGTTTCACCAGGGCTTGCTCAAGCCGGCAGGTCTCCGCAAGCACCTCCTGGGCGGTGTAGACGATGCGGTTCTCCAGGCCCAGCAGCAGATCGAGGTTCCTAAGACCGAAGTCCGCGTCAAGAACCACAGTCTTGGCGCCCTGGCGGGCAAGGGCGATACCAAGGTTTGCCGTGGTCGTTGTTTTTCCGACACCGCCCTTGCCAGAACAGATGAGAATGGTTCGGGTCGTCGACACCAGGGTTCTGCTTTGGTGCGGCCAGAATAATCTGGCTTTTAGCTCTGACAACGAGTTCAGCGTTTTTGAAAGCTCTGGATGACGGCGGGTTCAATGGCGATCACGCCATCTTTGAGTTCGGCTTGTTCGGCCAAACCTGCCTGGGGCAGATCCTCTGGGCCTCGGGCTACAGCGTCAGCAATCCTCAGTTGCAGTGGCCGCAGCTGCAGAGCAACGATTTTCGCGGTCGTTGACCCCTCGCATCCGGCGTGGGCAACGCCCCGCAGGCGACCCCACACCAAGACATCAGCAGTTGAACTGATCCGTGCTCCGGGATTCACATCGCCGTAGAGAAGGATGGTGCGCTCGCTTTGGAGATGGTCGCCGGAGCGCAGGGTGCCGTGGTGAAACAACAGGTCGGAAGGGGCCGTCCTCACAGGATTGGGCTGGAGTTCACGGTTGGAAGGCGTGTTGGAACGGCTCGCATCCAGTCCCAAGGCTGAAGCACTTACAACGGTCTCGGGAATCCGGCCGGTGATTCGTCCGAGTTGATGGCCTGCCTCGGTGACGGCGGAGCACAAATCCGCGAGGTCGTTGCAATTCAGGTTCCAGTCCCCGCAATCGAGATCAACGATCGGTTGGGACCACCTGCTCAGCAGATCAGGCAAACGATCCCTCCAGTGATCAAGGCGCTGGTCGGGAAGCCTCAATGTCATGGCTGCTTCACGCTGCTGCTGCTCGGGGCCATTCAACGTCCATCTCCTGCCTGAGCTCGATACTGATGTCACGGGGGTGA
The Synechococcus sp. MU1617 genome window above contains:
- a CDS encoding helix-turn-helix transcriptional regulator — translated: MKPRILNLFTPAEQRVVLLLLEGLNNRAIAKRLVISHRTVECHISRALRKSGCRNRLELVLGLIRDGDPALNRQAAGTMQPMPA
- the minE gene encoding cell division topological specificity factor MinE codes for the protein MTVKEFIDKLLRRQPASAETAKERLQLVLAHDRSDLNPELLEQMRREILEVVARYVEIDLAEGDVSLETEDRVTALVANLPIRRPIAQPAKVEPSEQQPAQA
- the minD gene encoding septum site-determining protein MinD, whose translation is MSTTRTILICSGKGGVGKTTTTANLGIALARQGAKTVVLDADFGLRNLDLLLGLENRIVYTAQEVLAETCRLEQALVKHKQEPNLALLPAGNPRMLEWLKPKDMQAIVALLERQFDYVLIDCPAGIEDGFKNAAAAAREAVVITTPEVAAVRDADRVIGLLNTQGVQPVQLVLNRVRPKMMSNQEMLSVDDVTDILALPLLGLVFEDEQVIVSTNRGEPLTLSDSSSPAAQAYGNIAQRLQGEDIPLMDPSQARRGLRARMRKLMQTRIF
- the minC gene encoding septum site-determining protein MinC — its product is MTLRLPDQRLDHWRDRLPDLLSRWSQPIVDLDCGDWNLNCNDLADLCSAVTEAGHQLGRITGRIPETVVSASALGLDASRSNTPSNRELQPNPVRTAPSDLLFHHGTLRSGDHLQSERTILLYGDVNPGARISSTADVLVWGRLRGVAHAGCEGSTTAKIVALQLRPLQLRIADAVARGPEDLPQAGLAEQAELKDGVIAIEPAVIQSFQKR